In Candidatus Eremiobacteraceae bacterium, the sequence AAGTGGCGCAGCGGGGGCGCCTGCCATACCATGTCCAAGCCTTCAATGGTCGCGCGCCGCGCGTACACGTCGGCCATCACCTCGACGACGTAGTCGATGTGGCTCTGCGTGTACACGCGTCGCGGGATGGCAAGGCGCACGAGCTCCATCGGAGCGAGCTGTTCTTCACCGGTGTCGGGATCGGTCTTGCCGAACATGACGCTGCCGATCTCCACCACACGGATGCCGCCGGCGACGTACAGCTCGGCGACGAGCGCCTGACCTGGGAATTGGCGCTTCGGTATGTGCGGCAGCAGCCCGGCGGCGTCGACGTAGATCGCATGACCGCCTGGCGGCTGCACGATCGGCACGCCCATCTCGGTGAGATGCGCCCCAAGATACCCGGTCGAAGCGATGCGGTAGTGCAGATAGTCGTGATCGAGCACCTCATGCAGGCCGACTGCGATGGCCTCGAGATCGCGCCCGGCAAGGCCGCCGTAGGTCGGAAAGCCCTCGGTCAAGATCAGCAGTGTCGCTTCTTGCTTGTTGAGCGCGGCGTCGTTGGTCGCCAAGAAACCGCCGATGTTGACCAAGCCATCCTTCTTGGCCGACATCGTGGCGCCGTCGGCGTACGAGAAGAGCTCGCGCGCGATGTCGGCGACGTTGTGCTGCGCGTAGCCGGGCTCGCGCTCGCGGATGAACCAGCAGTTCTCGGCGAAACGGCAGGCATCGATGTAGAGCGGCAGACCGTGGGCGCGGCACACCGCGCTGACCGCTTTCACGTTGGCCATGGAGACGGGCTGCCCGCCGCCGGAGTTATTGGTGATGGTCAGCATCACCAGCGGGATGCGCTTGGCGCCGACGCGCGCGATAAGCGCCTCGAGCGCCCCGACATCCATGTTCCCTTTGAAGGGGTGGATCGTGCCCGGTTCCAGTCCCTGCGGGATCGGCAGGTCGACGGCCTCGGCGCCGGTCGCTTCGACGTTCGCGCGCGTGGTGTCGAAGTGCGTGTTGTTCGGCACGACGTCGCCGGGTTCGCAGACGGTCGAGAACAAGATGCGTTCGGCCGCACGGCCCTGATGCGTCGGCAAGACGTGGGTGAATCCGAAGACCTCGCGCACCGCATCCGCAAACCGGTAGTAGGATTGCGCGCCGGCGTAGGACTCGTCGCCGCGCATCATCGCCGACCACTGCTCCGCGCTCATGGCGCCGGTGCCGCTGTCGGTGAGCAGGTCGATGATGACGTCGCGCGCCGGCAGCAAGAACGGGTTGTAGCCCGCGCCTTCGAGCAAGCGCTCGCGCTGGGCGCGGGTGGTCATCTTGATGGGCTCGACGGTCTTGATGCGGAAGGGCTCGATGATGGTCTTGAAGTTCATCGGCTCACTTCGCGCCCGGA encodes:
- a CDS encoding tryptophanase, encoding MNFKTIIEPFRIKTVEPIKMTTRAQRERLLEGAGYNPFLLPARDVIIDLLTDSGTGAMSAEQWSAMMRGDESYAGAQSYYRFADAVREVFGFTHVLPTHQGRAAERILFSTVCEPGDVVPNNTHFDTTRANVEATGAEAVDLPIPQGLEPGTIHPFKGNMDVGALEALIARVGAKRIPLVMLTITNNSGGGQPVSMANVKAVSAVCRAHGLPLYIDACRFAENCWFIREREPGYAQHNVADIARELFSYADGATMSAKKDGLVNIGGFLATNDAALNKQEATLLILTEGFPTYGGLAGRDLEAIAVGLHEVLDHDYLHYRIASTGYLGAHLTEMGVPIVQPPGGHAIYVDAAGLLPHIPKRQFPGQALVAELYVAGGIRVVEIGSVMFGKTDPDTGEEQLAPMELVRLAIPRRVYTQSHIDYVVEVMADVYARRATIEGLDMVWQAPPLRHFSARFEPARDPAPAPAARR